Proteins from a genomic interval of Gemmatimonadaceae bacterium:
- a CDS encoding ribosomal L7Ae/L30e/S12e/Gadd45 family protein, protein MTDAERDRRVAGLVGLGHRARNAVVGVERVRETARRGGLALVVVAPDASRHSLAKVIPLLKARRVMIVEGPSAAALGAAVGRETTAAVGIVDRDLARGIRAVARSAPGGGSRGGVF, encoded by the coding sequence GTGACGGACGCGGAGCGCGACCGGCGCGTCGCGGGTCTCGTGGGACTCGGCCACCGCGCGCGAAACGCGGTGGTGGGTGTCGAGCGGGTGCGCGAAACGGCGCGGCGGGGCGGACTGGCGCTGGTGGTGGTGGCGCCGGACGCGTCGCGCCACAGTTTGGCGAAGGTGATTCCGCTGCTCAAGGCGCGGCGGGTGATGATCGTGGAGGGGCCGAGCGCGGCAGCGTTAGGCGCGGCGGTTGGACGTGAGACGACGGCGGCAGTAGGCATTGTAGATCGCGATCTGGCGCGCGGGATTCGCGCCGTTGCGAGATCGGCTCCCGGCGGGGGCTCCAGAGGAGGGGTGTTTTGA
- the nusA gene encoding transcription termination factor NusA — protein MASDDILSAIREVSNTKQLDRSELHALLQDGIFAALAKKYGPTVQAEVSIDEAKGEIRIIRLRSVVDAVTDPSREISVEEARIYDEGFEAGDQLEEPIEFAEFGRTAAQAAKQRIIQRVRERERTRIRDEFSGRVGDLLSGEVQQIERGKLVIMLNKFREAEAIVPYREQNHREHYHQGEPMRAVLKRIEETPKGPRLILTRADGLFVKALFRLEVPEIQQGIVEIRAVAREVGSRTKIAVFSRDDSIDPVGACVGLKGSRVQAVVNELGGEKIDIVPWSSDPERFAKMALAPARVARVFSDPAGRAIQAVVDEDQLSLAIGRNGQNVRLASELTGWKIDLYSSREWLERGGEAPLFQPLPEESEAADVKLSEIEGLGPATVAVLEDAGYRTLNDIIDLEREDFLRLPGIAPEEADRIMAMIDELTTEEGGESGAGGGADGPDESAA, from the coding sequence ATGGCGTCCGACGACATCCTGAGTGCGATCCGCGAGGTGAGCAACACGAAGCAGCTCGATCGGTCCGAGCTGCATGCGCTGCTCCAGGACGGCATCTTTGCCGCGCTCGCGAAGAAGTACGGCCCAACGGTGCAGGCGGAGGTGTCGATCGATGAAGCGAAGGGCGAGATCCGGATCATTCGCCTTCGATCGGTGGTCGACGCGGTGACGGATCCGAGTCGCGAGATCTCGGTGGAAGAGGCGCGCATTTACGACGAAGGCTTCGAAGCGGGCGACCAGCTCGAGGAGCCGATCGAGTTCGCGGAGTTCGGACGCACGGCGGCGCAGGCGGCGAAGCAGCGAATCATCCAGCGCGTTCGCGAGCGCGAGCGCACGCGGATTCGCGACGAGTTCTCCGGCCGGGTCGGCGACTTGCTGTCGGGCGAAGTGCAGCAGATCGAGCGCGGCAAGCTCGTGATCATGCTCAACAAGTTTCGCGAGGCGGAGGCGATCGTGCCGTACCGCGAGCAGAATCATCGCGAGCACTATCACCAGGGCGAGCCGATGCGCGCGGTGCTCAAGCGCATCGAGGAAACGCCCAAGGGGCCGCGGCTGATCCTCACGCGCGCCGACGGCTTGTTCGTGAAGGCGCTCTTCCGTCTCGAGGTGCCTGAAATTCAGCAGGGCATCGTCGAGATTCGCGCGGTGGCGCGCGAAGTGGGGAGCCGCACGAAGATCGCGGTGTTCTCGCGCGATGATTCCATCGATCCGGTCGGCGCGTGCGTCGGGCTCAAGGGCTCGCGCGTGCAGGCGGTGGTGAACGAGTTAGGCGGAGAGAAAATCGACATCGTGCCGTGGTCGTCCGATCCGGAGCGATTCGCCAAGATGGCGCTCGCGCCGGCGCGCGTGGCGCGCGTGTTCAGCGATCCCGCGGGCCGCGCGATCCAGGCGGTGGTGGACGAAGATCAACTGTCGCTCGCCATTGGGCGCAACGGACAGAACGTGCGTCTGGCGTCGGAGCTCACGGGGTGGAAGATCGATCTCTATTCCAGCCGCGAGTGGCTCGAGCGCGGAGGCGAGGCGCCGCTCTTCCAGCCCTTGCCGGAGGAGAGCGAAGCGGCCGACGTGAAGCTGTCCGAAATCGAGGGACTCGGACCGGCAACGGTGGCGGTGCTCGAAGATGCCGGCTATCGGACGCTCAACGACATCATCGATCTCGAGCGGGAAGATTTTCTGAGACTGCCGGGCATTGCACCGGAGGAAGCGGATCGGATCATGGCGATGATCGACGAGCTGACCACGGAAGAGGGCGGGGAGAGCGGCGCCGGTGGTGGCGCCGACGGACCGGACGAAAGCGCAGCGTGA
- the rimP gene encoding ribosome maturation factor RimP, whose product MIETGALEQLISTRVEALGFELFELRIGGTRARPTVQVRIDRVDGGTVTVDDCAAVSRAVEAKLDEDGSLGERYTLEVSSPGLERRLRNAADWHRFVGRRASVSSPALNGREEVEILAVAGEPGAEIVVLRDERGHEQRVALADVKDARLAFHW is encoded by the coding sequence ATGATCGAGACTGGCGCGTTGGAGCAGTTGATTTCGACTCGAGTCGAAGCGCTCGGCTTCGAGCTCTTCGAGCTTCGAATCGGAGGGACGCGCGCACGTCCCACGGTGCAGGTTCGCATTGATCGAGTGGATGGCGGTACGGTGACGGTTGACGACTGTGCGGCAGTCTCGCGCGCGGTCGAGGCGAAGTTGGACGAAGATGGCTCCTTGGGCGAGCGGTACACGCTCGAGGTGTCGTCACCGGGTCTCGAGCGGCGGTTGAGAAACGCAGCCGATTGGCATCGGTTCGTTGGGCGCAGGGCGAGTGTGTCGAGTCCGGCGCTCAACGGACGAGAGGAGGTGGAAATCCTTGCCGTCGCAGGGGAGCCGGGTGCGGAGATCGTGGTGCTCCGCGACGAGCGTGGTCACGAACAGCGCGTTGCGCTGGCCGACGTGAAAGACGCGCGGTTGGCGTTTCACTGGTAA
- a CDS encoding polyphenol oxidase family protein, translating to MSLDVARDDVADVAGLGVVAFTTTREAGTYGTAGRDPVGDVMARWWSLVDELRAFSPRLATSRQVHGNRVLVHRLTWEGWLRVDGADGHVAPERGTALAITVADCVPVFVAHPSGACALLHAGWRGTAARILDRGVAELVRAGHSARDLRVHLGPSICGRCYEVGPDVYTQLTGQSASAAGCVDLRAILARQAREAGITHVSVSEFCTRCDNERFFSHRAGDAGRMLAVMVARRDAA from the coding sequence GTGAGTCTCGACGTCGCGCGTGACGATGTCGCCGATGTCGCCGGCCTCGGCGTGGTCGCGTTCACGACGACGCGTGAGGCGGGCACGTACGGTACCGCAGGTCGCGATCCGGTGGGCGACGTGATGGCGCGCTGGTGGTCGCTGGTGGACGAGCTGCGCGCGTTCAGCCCGCGACTGGCCACGTCGCGGCAGGTGCACGGCAATCGCGTGCTCGTGCACCGCCTAACGTGGGAGGGATGGCTGCGCGTGGATGGCGCGGACGGACATGTCGCGCCCGAGCGCGGCACCGCGCTCGCGATCACCGTGGCCGACTGCGTGCCGGTGTTCGTCGCGCATCCGAGCGGCGCGTGTGCCCTGCTGCACGCCGGGTGGCGCGGGACGGCAGCGCGGATCCTCGACCGCGGTGTGGCCGAGCTCGTCCGCGCGGGGCACAGTGCGCGGGACCTGCGTGTGCACCTGGGCCCGTCCATTTGCGGACGCTGCTACGAGGTCGGGCCCGACGTGTACACGCAGCTCACCGGACAGAGTGCGAGCGCTGCCGGGTGCGTCGATCTCCGTGCGATTCTCGCGCGGCAGGCGCGGGAGGCCGGCATCACGCACGTCTCAGTGAGCGAATTCTGCACGCGCTGCGACAACGAGCGGTTCTTCTCCCACCGCGCCGGCGACGCCGGCCGCATGCTCGCCGTGATGGTGGCGCGCCGGGATGCAGCCTGA
- the murA gene encoding UDP-N-acetylglucosamine 1-carboxyvinyltransferase, with protein sequence MQFVVEGSRRLSGTIRPSGNKNAALPIIAAALLTEQPVTLENVPRIRDVETLVELVSTLGVSITWSARNTLAIHAREVRATALDSRLSARIRASILLAGPLLARCGAVTLPPPGGDVIGRRRVDTHFLAFEQLGASYHVDNSYELRTTGLQGADVFLDEPSVTATENALMAAVAAKGTTILRNAASEPHVQDLAQFLVAIGANIDGIGTNCMTVEGGRTLRGATHRIGPDHIEVGSFIGLAAVTNSELRVEHAGVEHLRAIRMGFERLGIVCECEGDTLVIRADQAREIRPDLGGHVPKLEDQPWPAFPADLMSIAIVAATQCNGLILMHEKMFESRMFFVDKLIAMGARIVLCDPHRALVAGPSRLRGAIVESPDIRAGMAILLAALCADGTSTINNVGQIERGYERIDERLRGLGAKITRVDDTKS encoded by the coding sequence ATGCAATTCGTCGTCGAAGGCTCTCGTCGCTTAAGCGGCACCATTCGCCCGTCGGGCAACAAGAACGCCGCGCTCCCCATCATCGCCGCGGCGCTGCTCACCGAGCAGCCGGTCACGCTCGAAAACGTGCCCCGCATTCGCGATGTCGAAACGCTCGTGGAGCTCGTGAGCACGCTCGGCGTGAGCATCACGTGGTCTGCCCGCAATACTTTGGCCATCCACGCGCGAGAAGTGCGCGCAACGGCACTCGACTCACGCTTGTCCGCGCGCATTCGTGCGTCGATTCTCCTGGCCGGCCCGCTGCTCGCGCGATGCGGGGCGGTCACGCTGCCGCCGCCGGGCGGCGACGTGATCGGTCGCCGCCGGGTCGATACGCACTTTCTCGCCTTCGAGCAGTTGGGCGCGTCGTATCACGTCGACAACTCGTACGAATTGCGCACCACCGGCCTTCAGGGCGCCGACGTCTTTCTCGACGAGCCGAGCGTCACCGCCACCGAGAACGCGCTCATGGCGGCCGTTGCCGCGAAGGGCACGACCATCTTGCGCAACGCCGCGAGCGAGCCGCACGTGCAGGATCTCGCGCAGTTTCTCGTCGCGATCGGCGCGAACATCGACGGGATCGGAACCAACTGCATGACCGTCGAAGGCGGACGCACCCTGCGTGGCGCGACGCATCGGATCGGTCCCGATCACATCGAGGTCGGTTCGTTCATCGGCCTCGCCGCGGTGACGAACTCGGAGCTGCGCGTGGAGCATGCGGGCGTCGAACATCTGCGCGCGATCCGGATGGGATTCGAGCGACTCGGCATCGTGTGCGAGTGCGAGGGCGACACGCTCGTCATCCGGGCCGACCAGGCGCGCGAAATTCGCCCGGATCTCGGCGGGCACGTACCCAAGCTCGAGGACCAACCGTGGCCCGCATTCCCGGCGGACCTCATGTCGATTGCGATCGTCGCCGCGACGCAGTGCAACGGGCTCATCTTGATGCACGAAAAAATGTTCGAGTCGCGCATGTTCTTCGTCGACAAGTTGATCGCGATGGGTGCGCGCATCGTGTTGTGCGACCCGCATCGCGCTCTCGTGGCGGGTCCCTCGCGCTTGCGCGGCGCGATCGTGGAGTCGCCGGACATTCGCGCGGGCATGGCGATTCTTCTCGCGGCGCTCTGCGCCGATGGGACGAGCACGATCAACAACGTTGGGCAGATCGAGCGCGGATACGAGCGCATCGATGAGCGGCTCCGCGGACTCGGCGCAAAGATCACGCGGGTGGACGACACCAAGTCGTGA
- a CDS encoding P-II family nitrogen regulator yields the protein MQLLVAVINHVEQVDDILAGFVELGITGATVVNSEGMGHVLTQDVPIFAGLRSLTTRSRPSNQMLLSVIVEEKVDAAIALIQEVCGSLTVPGAGIVFTLPIERVVGLASELDA from the coding sequence ATGCAGCTACTCGTCGCCGTGATCAATCACGTAGAACAAGTCGACGACATCCTGGCGGGATTCGTCGAGCTTGGCATCACGGGTGCGACCGTCGTGAACAGCGAGGGGATGGGACACGTGCTGACTCAGGACGTCCCGATCTTCGCGGGCCTGCGCTCGTTGACGACGCGGTCGCGGCCGAGCAACCAGATGCTCCTCAGCGTGATCGTGGAAGAGAAAGTGGATGCGGCGATCGCGCTCATACAGGAAGTGTGCGGCAGCTTGACCGTGCCGGGCGCGGGCATCGTGTTCACGCTTCCGATCGAGCGAGTGGTAGGGCTTGCCTCCGAGCTCGACGCATAG
- a CDS encoding DUF948 domain-containing protein: MVLSLREPIAVAAWLVQAAGAGALPDTIVTKQVVLSTGPLGVVTAIANVLVCIAVIVLVAMLVPAALAFRRTTQQASALLDRMSRELSPLVGRANKISETVESISSTVRGDVEELSRTVRYVSERAKLGVEGVEQRVGEWNTLLNIAQRELEEAVVSTAATLQGVQAGVSALGGASSARTRRVRRERDARDHDRAHDEELEHDHRDEARNAERAAPPRPKIRRTPAPRPE; the protein is encoded by the coding sequence ATGGTATTGAGCTTGCGGGAACCGATTGCAGTGGCGGCGTGGCTGGTGCAGGCCGCGGGAGCGGGTGCGCTCCCGGATACGATCGTCACGAAGCAGGTGGTTCTCTCGACGGGACCGCTCGGCGTCGTGACGGCGATCGCGAACGTGCTGGTGTGCATCGCGGTGATCGTGCTGGTGGCGATGCTGGTGCCGGCCGCGCTGGCCTTCCGCCGGACGACGCAACAGGCGAGTGCGCTGCTCGATCGGATGAGCCGGGAACTGTCGCCGCTCGTCGGACGCGCCAACAAAATTTCCGAGACCGTCGAATCCATTTCGAGCACCGTACGCGGCGACGTGGAAGAATTGAGCCGCACAGTGCGATACGTTTCGGAGCGGGCCAAGCTGGGCGTCGAGGGCGTGGAGCAGCGGGTGGGCGAGTGGAACACGCTGCTGAACATTGCCCAGCGGGAGCTCGAGGAGGCGGTGGTATCCACCGCGGCGACGTTGCAAGGCGTGCAAGCGGGAGTCTCTGCGTTAGGCGGAGCATCATCGGCGCGCACGCGCCGCGTGCGTCGCGAACGAGACGCGCGTGATCACGATCGCGCTCACGATGAGGAGCTGGAACATGACCATCGAGATGAAGCACGGAATGCCGAGCGTGCTGCGCCGCCGCGGCCGAAAATCCGGCGGACTCCGGCGCCGCGGCCGGAGTGA
- a CDS encoding zinc dependent phospholipase C family protein, with protein sequence MRTFAVLVRTWLRCAVRRPPAWLLVASGVFAIACGLVFLPATSYAWTPGTHVFLGQAVLGALGQLPAAVADTLRAFPYEFLYGSIAADTSIAKKYAPVGRHCHSWTVGFEIFDRASDEALRSFGMGYLAHLAADTVAHNYFVPRYLIIASRTTGLGHSYWESRFETHLGPAYPRQARELIVRDHTPADAHLDRILSPTIFSTQTNRRIFRGMVYVTDTESWQRIFHLAAENSRWDLGTPEVVRYMERSYDYVIDLLSRLDRSEPYALDPSGDEALRLAKQVRRQARLSRVEFHVAEEAGRHFGMPNTALDYASRLSAPIYPPARSDSN encoded by the coding sequence ATGAGGACGTTCGCGGTACTCGTCCGGACGTGGCTGCGCTGCGCCGTTAGACGTCCGCCGGCATGGCTGCTGGTGGCGTCCGGCGTGTTCGCCATCGCCTGCGGTCTCGTGTTCCTTCCGGCCACGAGCTACGCCTGGACCCCTGGCACCCACGTCTTCCTCGGCCAGGCGGTGCTCGGCGCGCTCGGGCAGCTGCCGGCGGCGGTCGCGGATACGCTGCGCGCGTTCCCGTACGAGTTCCTGTACGGATCGATCGCAGCCGATACGAGCATCGCCAAGAAGTACGCCCCCGTTGGGCGCCATTGCCACTCGTGGACCGTCGGCTTCGAGATCTTCGACCGCGCGAGCGACGAAGCGCTGCGCAGCTTCGGCATGGGCTACCTCGCCCACCTGGCCGCGGATACGGTGGCGCACAATTATTTCGTGCCGCGCTACCTGATCATCGCATCGCGCACGACCGGGTTAGGCCACAGCTACTGGGAAAGCCGCTTCGAGACGCACCTCGGACCCGCGTACCCGCGTCAGGCGCGCGAGCTCATCGTGCGCGACCACACGCCCGCCGACGCGCATCTGGATCGCATTCTCAGTCCGACCATCTTCAGCACGCAGACCAACCGGCGGATCTTTCGGGGTATGGTCTACGTCACCGACACCGAATCGTGGCAGCGCATCTTCCATCTCGCCGCCGAGAACAGCCGCTGGGATCTCGGGACGCCGGAGGTCGTGCGCTACATGGAGCGCAGCTACGACTACGTGATCGATTTGCTGAGCCGTCTCGATCGCTCGGAGCCGTACGCGCTCGATCCGTCGGGGGACGAAGCGCTGCGGCTGGCGAAGCAGGTGCGGCGGCAGGCCAGGCTGAGCCGCGTCGAGTTTCACGTGGCCGAAGAGGCGGGACGGCACTTCGGGATGCCGAACACGGCGCTGGATTACGCGTCGCGTTTGAGCGCGCCGATCTATCCGCCGGCGCGCTCCGACAGCAACTGA